From Bos javanicus breed banteng chromosome 5, ARS-OSU_banteng_1.0, whole genome shotgun sequence, the proteins below share one genomic window:
- the LOC133248937 gene encoding cytochrome c oxidase subunit 7A2, mitochondrial-like, with amino-acid sequence MLRNLLALHQIAKRTVSSASRRQFENKVPEKQKLFQEDNGIPVHLKGGIADALLYRATMILTVGGTACAMYELAVASFPKKQD; translated from the coding sequence ATGCTACGGAATCTTCTGGCTCTCCATCAGATTGCTAAGAGGACCGTAAGTAGTGCTTCACGCAGGCAGTTTGAAAATAAGGttccagagaaacaaaagctgTTTCAGGAggataatggaattccagtgcaTCTGAAGGGTGGGATAGCTGATGCCCTCCTGTATAGAGCCACCATGATTCTTACAGTTGGTGGAACGGCATGTGCCATGTATGAACTGGCTGTGGCTTCATTTCCCAAGAAGCAGGATTGA